One window from the genome of Sebastes umbrosus isolate fSebUmb1 chromosome 12, fSebUmb1.pri, whole genome shotgun sequence encodes:
- the LOC119498712 gene encoding cortactin-binding protein 2-like, whose protein sequence is MRRFTCGLTTEHHPLYGIFCSKLSNCIFEWDQDDIGRLKEAKRSELKKKHTGHAPTEVQVLANISSSELARHCRRRTRGVEEIRGLIDGLLKSMWELTDSSGLRLINPESMANVWAVQQKHLPCIQDPPGVELYTKRGSGLQKGDKVLDVLRCARGSSSVESFHRHQCTFIPGWRCNAMHTQMYMLEGGSRWNMNRAHAAVDVSGASNTKIYDVRLMSNLNALSNRVLGCALLPEFTPPGRPTDERVAVEYLLAQSDRGDLLGPQRHGELGLILPDLQVQVQEEECLDITISDAAEILNESPPEAPRCEDEVDNSPPHRPLPHDNSPNTSSQDSQCDVRGVPGWEAVDNLAEYLVNLNRTITALSTAEVAEIVRLYSSLDAMDKSPSKYTLKCKKKTLTGPWRASRKRSGSAPGQQAAERLFMTHGQAAQRPDMNRVSECVNIKLLKEYQQARNRPKDCKGKTLPIPQSIVQTYCHIKQLLEDSRVIQDQTNLVLVTINNTTVSSWLHQRQKRADRDSLLKEVQLPQVSAARESLPKARELPSAPGEHGHLVMEFQEPENKEGQAVIRRRQSVKTGCPPRLLPGSSASSSSYEQGPLPPAPSPSPASSSYDQGPLPPAPSPSPSPASSSYKQGPLPPAPSPSPSPASSSYEQGPLPPAPSPSPASSSYDQGPLPPAPSPSPASSSYEQGPLPPAPSSSPASSSYEQGPLPPAPSPSPASSSYDQGPLPPAPSPSPASSSYDQGPLPPAPSPSPASSSYDQGPLPPAPSPSPASSSYDQGPLPPAPSPSPASSSYDQGPLPPAPSPSPASSSYDQGPLPPAPSPASSSYDQESPSTSLYSCIIILAVSPSTSPYSCLIIILAESPSTSPYSCLMVLAESPSTSLYSCIIILAVSPSTSPYSCLIIILAESPSTSPYSCLMVLAESPSTSLYSCIIILAVSPSTSPYSCLIIILAESPSTSPYSCLMVLAESPSTSLYSCIIILAVSPSTSPYSCLMELAVSPSTSLYSCLIILAVSPSTSPIPWLVLTAATTSNIRAVIGPG, encoded by the exons ATGAGGCGATTCACCTGTGGTCTCACGACAGAGCACCACCCTCTGTATGGCATTTTCTGCTCGAAATTGTCCAATTGCATTTTTGAGTGGGACCAGGATGACATCGGCCGCCTCAAAGAAGCCAAAAGgtcagaactgaaaaaaaagcatactGGTCATGCTCCCACAGAAGTGCAAGTTCTGGCCAACATCAGCTCCAGTGAACTGGCCAGGCATTGCAGAAGGAGAACTCGTGGGGTTGAGGAAATCCGTGGTCTGATTGACGGATTGCTGAAGTCCATGTGGGAGCTGACAGACTCCTCAGGTTTACGCCTGATTAACCCTGAGAGCATGGCAAATGTGTGGGCAGTGCAACAGAAACATTTGCCATGCATCCAAGATCCACCCGGTGTTGAACTCTACACGAAACGTGGCTCAGGGTTACAAAAGGGAGACAAGGTTCTGGATGTCTTGAGATGTGCCAGAGGGTCCTCTTCTGTGGAGAGCTTTCATCGCCACCAGTGCACCTTTATCCCAG gctGGAGATGTAACGCGATGCACACTCAAATGTACATGCTTGAGGGTGGTTCCAGATGGAACATGAACCGAGCCCATGCAGCTGTGGATGTGAGTGGTGCATCCAATACCAAGATCTACGACGTCCGCCTGATGTCAAACCTAAATGCCCTCAGCAACAGAGTCCTTGGTTGTGCACTCCTGCCAGAATTCACTCCCCCTGGAAGACCCACTG ATGAGCGTGTTGCTGTGGAATATTTGCTGGCTCAGTCTGACAGAGGGGACCTGCTGGGTCCACAACGGCACGGTGAACTTGGCCTCATTTTGCCAGACCTCCAGGTACAAGTTCAGGAGGAGGAGTGTCTTGATATCACAATAAGTGATGCAGCTGAGATTCTCAATGAGAGCCCACCTGAAGCCCCCCGGTGTGAAGATGAGGTGGACAATTCACCTCCTCACCGTCCTCTTCCCCATGACAACTCACCCAACACATCATCCCAG GATAGCCAATGTGATGTGAGAGGTGTTCCTGGTTGGGAGGCGGTTGATAACTTGGCGGAGTACCTGGTCAACCTCAACCGCACAATAACTGCGCTGTCAACTGCAGAGGTAGCTGAGATTGTGCGCCTGTATTCCAGCCTGGATGCCATGGATAAATCGCCCTCCAAATACACTCTCAAATGCAAGAAGAAGACCTTGACAGGGCCGTGGAGAGCTTCCAGAAAACGTAGTGGCTCTGCACCTGGTCAACAAGCAGCTGAAAG ACTATTTATGACCCATGGCCAGGCGGCACAGAGGCCTGATATGAACAGAGTCTCTGAATGTGTTAACATCAAGCTTTTGAAGGAGTACCAGCAAGCCAGAAATAGGCCAAAAGACTGCAAAGGGAAAACACTGCCAATTCCACAGTCGATTGTGCAAACATACTGCCATATAAAACAACTGCTGGAAGACAGCCGGGTTATCCAGGACCAGACCAACTTGGTTCTGGTaaccattaacaacacaacagtgTCTTCTTG GTTGCATCAAAGACAGAAAAGGGCTGACCGGGACTCACTTTTGAAGGAGGTACAGCTTCCCCAGGTCTCTGCAGCTAGGGAGTCCTTGCCAAAAGCAAGAGAACTCCCGTCTGCACCTGGGGAACATGGACATTTGGTGATGGAGTTCCAGGAGCCAGAGAATAAGGAGGGCCAGGCAGTGATACGCCGGCGCCAAAGCGTCAAAACTGGCTGTCCTCCTAGGTTGTTGCCTGGttcttctgcctcctcctcctcatatgaGCAGGGTCCTCTGCCGCCTgccccatcaccatcacctgcctcctcctcatatGACCAGGGTCCTCTGCCGCCAgccccatcaccatcaccatcacctgcctcctcctcatatAAGCAGGGTCCTCTGCCGCCAgccccatcaccatcaccatcacctgcctcctcctcatatGAGCAGGGTCCTCTGCCGCCTgccccatcaccatcacctgcctcctcctcatatGACCAGGGTCCTCTGCCGCCTgccccatcaccatcacctgcctcctcctcatatGAGCAGGGTCCTCTGCCGCCTgccccatcatcatcacctgcctcctcctcatatGAGCAGGGTCCTCTGCCGCCTgccccatcaccatcacctgcctcctcctcatatGACCAGGGTCCTCTGCCGCCTgccccatcaccatcacctgcctcctcctcatatGACCAGGGTCCTCTGCCGCCTgccccatcaccatcacctgcctcctcctcatatGACCAGGGTCCTCTGCCGCCTgccccatcaccatcacctgcctcctcctcatatGACCAGGGTCCTCTGCCGCCTgccccatcaccatcacctgcctcctcctcatatGACCAGGGTCCTCTGCCGCCTgccccatcaccatcacctgcctcctcctcatatGACCAGGGTCCTCTGCCGCCTGCCCCatcacctgcctcctcctcatatGACCAGG AGTCCCCCTCCACCAGCCTCTACTCCTGCATCATCATCCTGGCAGTGTCCCCCTCCACCAGCCCCTACTCctgcctcatcatcatcctggcAGAGTCCCCCTCCACCAGCCCCTACTCCTGCCTCATGGTACTGGCAGAGTCCCCCTCCACCAGCCTCTACTCCTGCATCATCATCCTGGCAGTGTCCCCCTCCACCAGCCCCTACTCctgcctcatcatcatcctggcAGAGTCCCCCTCCACCAGCCCCTACTCCTGCCTCATGGTACTGGCAGAGTCCCCCTCCACCAGCCTCTACTCCTGCATCATCATCCTGGCAGTGTCCCCCTCCACCAGCCCCTACTCctgcctcatcatcatcctggcAGAGTCCCCCTCCACCAGCCCCTACTCCTGCCTCATGGTACTGGCAGAGTCCCCCTCCACCAGCCTCTACTCCTGCATCATCATCCTGGCAGTGTCCCCCTCCACCAGCCCCTACTCCTGCCTCATGGAACTGGCAGTGTCCCCCTCCACCAGCCTCTACTCCTGCCTCATCATCCTGGCAGTGTCCCCCTCCACCAGCCCCATACCCTGGCTGGTCCTCACAGCTGCCACCACCTCCAACATCCGGGCAGTCATTGGCCCAGGTTAA